A portion of the Deinococcus sp. AB2017081 genome contains these proteins:
- a CDS encoding catalase codes for MAKKPTKQDDLARNVTPPGTRLTDNLGHAISDDQNSLTAGPRGPTLLEDFLLREKIHHFDHERIPERVVHARGAGAHGYFQLDTSLAEYTRAEVLTEVGVQTPVFARFSTVAGSRGSADTARDVRGFAVRMYTSQGNWDIVGNNIPVFFIQDAIKFPDLIHSVKPEPHNEIPQAASAHDTFYDFISLTPEAMHMLLWVHSDRGIPRSFSMMEGFGVHTFRLVNARGQAHFVKFHWKPALGAHSLVWDEAQKIAGKDPDFHRRTMWETIDQGGTLEWSLGVQVFTAEQAARWDFDVLDATKLIPEDLVPVRRVGRLVLNRNPDNYFSETEQVAFMTTNVVPGIDFSDDPLLQGRNFSYLDTQLSRLGSPNWPELPINRPLVTVSNNQRDGHMRQTINPGRVSYFPNTLGGGQPAGVPAARGGFATFPEPVGGVKLRARPESFSDHYGQARLFWNSQAPIEKEHIVKSLQFELSKVDTRAIRMRMLDHLEQIHPLLASQVALALGEKARASEHAVPGGSADAAAETRLLAGAIARPTASGKLLRATALSLESGQPKTPKGRRVAILAADGVSAEHVAAVQRALKTAGAGADVVGLHLGELGGGVSATKTLGNTDAVLYDAVLIPGGARSAQALSQQGDALAFLAEAYKHGKPVAALGEGVEVLSASEIGRAVRDTPPAAPAASAGDAVQHLSEVGSARRLTGAGSTALAEHGIFVGTNGQLESALGRFVTALAEHRFWGRPRLGQVPV; via the coding sequence ATGGCCAAGAAACCCACCAAGCAAGATGACCTCGCCCGCAACGTCACTCCGCCGGGTACCCGCCTGACCGATAACCTCGGGCACGCCATCAGCGACGACCAGAATTCCCTGACGGCCGGGCCACGGGGCCCGACGCTGCTGGAAGATTTCCTGCTGCGCGAGAAGATCCACCACTTCGACCACGAGCGCATCCCTGAGCGCGTGGTGCATGCCCGGGGTGCGGGGGCCCACGGCTACTTTCAGCTTGACACGTCGCTGGCCGAGTACACCCGCGCCGAGGTGCTGACCGAGGTGGGCGTGCAGACGCCGGTGTTCGCGCGCTTCTCCACGGTGGCCGGCTCGCGCGGCTCGGCCGACACCGCCCGCGACGTGCGCGGCTTTGCGGTGCGGATGTACACCTCCCAGGGCAACTGGGACATCGTGGGCAATAACATCCCGGTGTTTTTCATCCAGGACGCCATCAAGTTCCCGGATCTGATCCACTCGGTCAAGCCCGAGCCCCACAACGAGATTCCCCAGGCCGCGAGCGCCCACGACACCTTTTACGATTTCATCTCGTTGACTCCCGAGGCCATGCACATGCTGCTGTGGGTGCATTCGGATCGGGGGATTCCCCGCTCCTTTTCCATGATGGAAGGCTTCGGCGTCCACACCTTCCGGCTCGTGAACGCCCGGGGACAGGCGCACTTCGTCAAGTTCCACTGGAAGCCTGCCCTCGGGGCCCACTCGCTGGTGTGGGACGAGGCGCAGAAGATCGCCGGCAAGGATCCAGACTTCCACCGCCGCACCATGTGGGAGACCATCGACCAGGGCGGCACGCTCGAGTGGTCGCTGGGGGTGCAGGTCTTCACGGCCGAGCAGGCCGCCCGCTGGGACTTCGACGTGCTGGACGCCACCAAGCTCATTCCCGAAGACCTGGTGCCGGTGCGCCGGGTGGGCCGGCTGGTCTTGAACCGCAACCCCGACAACTACTTCTCGGAGACCGAGCAGGTGGCCTTCATGACCACCAACGTCGTCCCGGGCATCGACTTCAGCGACGATCCACTCCTGCAGGGCCGCAACTTCTCCTATCTCGACACGCAGCTCAGCCGCCTGGGCAGCCCCAACTGGCCGGAACTGCCCATCAACCGGCCGCTCGTGACGGTGTCCAACAACCAGCGCGACGGTCACATGCGCCAGACCATCAACCCCGGCCGCGTCTCGTACTTTCCCAACACCCTGGGAGGCGGTCAGCCGGCCGGGGTACCGGCAGCGCGCGGGGGCTTCGCGACCTTCCCCGAGCCTGTGGGCGGCGTGAAACTGCGCGCGCGGCCAGAAAGCTTCTCCGACCACTACGGCCAGGCCCGGCTGTTCTGGAACTCGCAGGCACCGATCGAGAAAGAGCACATCGTCAAGTCCCTTCAGTTCGAGCTGAGCAAGGTGGACACCCGCGCCATCCGTATGCGGATGCTCGATCACCTCGAGCAGATTCACCCCCTGCTCGCCTCCCAGGTCGCGCTGGCGCTCGGCGAGAAGGCGCGGGCCAGTGAGCATGCGGTGCCCGGCGGGAGCGCGGACGCGGCGGCCGAGACCCGGCTGCTGGCCGGCGCCATCGCCCGGCCCACCGCCTCGGGCAAGCTGCTGCGGGCCACGGCGCTGAGTCTGGAAAGTGGCCAGCCCAAAACGCCAAAGGGACGCAGGGTGGCGATTCTGGCGGCCGACGGGGTCAGCGCCGAGCACGTGGCGGCCGTGCAGCGCGCCCTGAAGACCGCCGGCGCGGGCGCCGACGTGGTGGGCCTGCACCTCGGGGAACTGGGCGGCGGCGTCAGCGCCACCAAGACCCTGGGCAACACGGACGCGGTGCTGTACGACGCGGTGCTGATTCCGGGTGGAGCGCGCAGCGCCCAGGCCCTGAGCCAGCAGGGAGACGCCCTGGCCTTCCTGGCCGAGGCCTACAAGCATGGCAAACCCGTAGCGGCGCTGGGAGAAGGCGTCGAGGTGTTGTCCGCCTCGGAGATCGGCCGCGCGGTGCGGGACACCCCACCGGCCGCCCCCGCCGCGTCCGCCGGCGACGCGGTGCAGCACCTGTCCGAGGTGGGCAGTGCCCGGCGGCTGACCGGCGCCGGGAGTACGGCCCTGGCCGAGCACGGCATCTTCGTCGGCACCAATGGTCAGCTCGAGTCGGCGCTGGGCCGCTTCGTGACGGCGCTCGCCGAACACCGCTTCTGGGGCCGCCCCCGACTGGGCCAGGTTCCGGTCTGA
- a CDS encoding ankyrin repeat domain-containing protein — protein MPPLPSADAQTLRAVSQAAFDLARAGDAPRLQALLDRGLPINLRNEKGDTRLMLASYHGHREAAGTLLARGADPNLANDQGQSPLFGAIFKGDRPVVEQLLDHGADVKSVSPAGKTALMMAAMFGRTSLVELLLRRGADPHARDIQGLSVAQAARLMGASEAAELLERRRPAGG, from the coding sequence ATGCCGCCACTCCCCAGCGCCGACGCCCAGACCCTGCGGGCCGTCTCGCAGGCCGCGTTCGACCTGGCCCGCGCAGGCGACGCCCCACGGCTCCAGGCCCTGCTGGATCGGGGACTGCCGATCAACCTGCGCAACGAAAAGGGGGATACGCGCCTGATGCTGGCGAGCTACCACGGCCACCGGGAAGCCGCCGGCACCCTGCTGGCACGGGGGGCCGACCCCAACCTGGCCAACGATCAGGGCCAGTCTCCCCTCTTCGGCGCCATCTTCAAGGGGGATCGACCTGTGGTGGAGCAGCTGCTGGATCATGGGGCGGACGTGAAGAGCGTCAGCCCGGCCGGCAAGACGGCCCTGATGATGGCGGCCATGTTTGGCCGCACCTCGCTGGTCGAGCTGCTGTTGCGCCGCGGGGCCGACCCGCATGCCCGTGACATTCAGGGACTGTCCGTGGCCCAGGCGGCCCGGCTGATGGGGGCCAGCGAGGCGGCCGAGCTGCTGGAGCGGCGCCGACCAGCAGGCGGTTGA
- a CDS encoding undecaprenyl-diphosphate phosphatase, with translation MTPEVQAVVLGVVEGLTEFLPISSTGHLIVAERLIGYQDTAKVFTIVVQLGAILAVVWFYWKSLLEQVTQLFRGRPAARRFWLNLVIASIPAAVIGLLFEQAIKAALFSPLTVAGSLILGGLVLWWVDDRRPGQNTGAGAGTPGAPDLGRVTLRQAAIIGGAQALAVIPGVSRSGASIVGGLLSGLDRVTATAFSFFMGIPVLGGAGLYSLYKARNALGTVSGGGTALALGTAVAFVTALLSISWLLRYVSTHSFRAFAIYRVVFGGIILALLAFGVMR, from the coding sequence ATGACTCCTGAAGTGCAGGCGGTGGTGTTGGGCGTGGTCGAGGGCCTGACCGAATTTCTTCCCATCTCGTCCACCGGCCACCTGATCGTCGCTGAGCGGCTGATCGGCTACCAGGACACCGCCAAGGTCTTCACCATCGTGGTGCAGCTCGGCGCGATCCTGGCGGTGGTGTGGTTTTACTGGAAATCTCTGCTGGAGCAGGTCACGCAGCTGTTCCGGGGCCGCCCGGCGGCCCGGCGTTTCTGGCTGAACCTGGTGATCGCGTCCATCCCCGCGGCCGTCATCGGCCTGCTGTTCGAGCAGGCGATCAAGGCCGCGCTCTTCTCACCCCTGACGGTGGCCGGGTCACTGATCCTGGGCGGGCTGGTGCTGTGGTGGGTGGACGACCGGCGCCCGGGCCAGAACACGGGGGCCGGGGCGGGGACGCCCGGCGCGCCCGATCTGGGCCGCGTGACCCTGCGCCAGGCGGCCATCATCGGTGGGGCGCAGGCTCTGGCCGTCATCCCGGGCGTCTCCCGCAGCGGCGCGAGCATCGTGGGTGGGCTGCTCAGCGGCCTTGACCGTGTGACGGCGACCGCCTTCTCGTTCTTCATGGGCATTCCGGTGCTGGGCGGCGCGGGCCTGTACAGCCTCTACAAGGCCCGGAATGCGCTGGGGACGGTCTCCGGCGGCGGCACCGCCCTGGCGCTGGGCACGGCGGTGGCCTTCGTGACCGCGCTGCTGTCGATCTCGTGGCTGCTGCGCTACGTCTCGACCCACAGTTTCCGGGCCTTTGCGATCTACCGCGTCGTTTTCGGGGGAATCATCCTGGCGCTGCTGGCCTTCGGTGTGATGCGGTGA
- a CDS encoding type II toxin-antitoxin system death-on-curing family toxin has translation MLKVAWYNYRQRGRLFPTPLFVFELHDGILEEHGGPPGFTDWGQVNSALAAPIRAFDLQETYPTFFSKVAALGYLITQNHGFSDANKRVTLLTMETTLVWNGEYPGWSQETKVMMMKLLSAGYLTIDGLRFALLAACGYDVDQYHDLHHH, from the coding sequence TTGCTTAAAGTCGCATGGTACAACTATAGGCAGAGGGGTCGGCTTTTTCCGACCCCTCTGTTCGTCTTTGAGCTGCATGACGGCATTCTCGAAGAACATGGCGGCCCTCCAGGCTTCACAGACTGGGGACAGGTGAACAGTGCCCTGGCGGCTCCCATCCGGGCGTTCGACCTTCAGGAGACCTACCCAACATTCTTCTCGAAGGTTGCAGCATTGGGTTACCTCATCACCCAGAACCACGGATTCTCCGACGCGAACAAGCGAGTGACGCTCCTCACGATGGAAACCACCCTGGTCTGGAATGGCGAGTATCCCGGATGGTCTCAGGAGACCAAGGTAATGATGATGAAGCTCCTTAGCGCTGGATACCTGACCATTGACGGCCTCCGCTTCGCCCTCCTGGCGGCCTGCGGCTACGACGTGGATCAGTACCACGATCTCCATCATCACTGA
- a CDS encoding copper-translocating P-type ATPase produces MTRPHDPAHHPGTEPSVRVLEVAFRSCHDGSELAGLERRLARLTGVQSVHLDRTRAVAHLGYDPAAVTETDLRHQLHAADYDCVCEDCAPSAAQPGHPSLGQEHQGHAGHIQATAGVPTPSPGHNRHTIPEAQSGAAPTSPTPHDHSAMSAPMAHDHGAMTHAEGGKDEHAGHGADMVSDMLRRFVISLLLTVPLVLYSPIGESLGFRSMPPFGLSMAAFGLLLSTPVVWWGSWPFISAAWRALRLGEANMMTLIATGILVSWGFSVYATLALGGAEVFFEAAAMLTTLSLLGHWLEMRSRFATGRAVEALLGLAPTTARVVRGGQESEVPLEQVVVGDELAVRPGDRVPVDGEVIAGSSYVDESMITGEPIPVAKTAGVRVTGGTVNQNGAFTFRATAVGRDTALSRIVQLVQNAQASKAPAQQLADTAGKYLVFVALGSGLVAFLAWVLLGQSTVFALTAAVSAIVIACPDALALATPTAITVGVGKGAREGVLFKNATALEATAGVTTVVFDKTGTLTEGTPAVTDLVPAPGATEEELLCLAASADLPSQHPLAEAIVAGAQARGLDVVKPDGFDSVPGYGVVATVTGRRVLLGNLKLMNRESIDVAALTASAERLAGDGKTAMYAAADGQALGVIAVADRVRDTARVGIRALHDAGVQTVMLTGDNRHTAEAVARELGLDTVIAEVLPGDKAEQVRALQAQGRVVAMVGDGVNDAPAMAQADVGIAIGAGTDVAVETADVILVKNNPADVAGAIALARQVRRKIKQNLFWAAIYNVLAIPFAAGVLYPTYGILLRPEWAALLMSASTVIVTVNALLLNRVRFERPAAPPRSLPA; encoded by the coding sequence ATGACACGACCTCACGACCCCGCCCACCACCCTGGTACCGAACCGTCCGTCCGCGTGTTGGAGGTGGCGTTCCGCAGCTGCCATGACGGTTCTGAGCTCGCTGGCCTCGAGCGGCGCCTTGCGCGCCTGACCGGGGTACAGAGTGTTCATCTCGACCGCACCCGCGCGGTGGCGCACCTGGGCTACGACCCGGCCGCCGTGACCGAAACCGATCTGCGCCACCAGTTGCACGCCGCCGACTATGACTGCGTCTGCGAGGACTGCGCGCCCTCCGCCGCTCAGCCCGGTCACCCGAGTCTGGGTCAGGAACACCAGGGCCATGCCGGGCACATTCAGGCCACGGCCGGCGTCCCCACGCCGTCACCGGGCCATAACCGCCACACGATTCCTGAGGCCCAGAGTGGTGCCGCCCCGACCTCACCTACACCGCACGATCACTCGGCCATGTCGGCCCCGATGGCCCACGACCACGGCGCCATGACCCACGCCGAGGGGGGTAAGGACGAACACGCCGGGCACGGGGCCGACATGGTGAGCGACATGCTGCGCCGCTTCGTGATCAGCCTCCTGCTGACCGTGCCGCTGGTGCTGTATTCCCCGATCGGAGAATCGCTGGGCTTCAGATCCATGCCCCCCTTCGGGCTGTCGATGGCGGCCTTCGGCCTCCTGCTTTCCACGCCGGTGGTCTGGTGGGGCAGCTGGCCCTTCATCAGCGCGGCCTGGCGGGCACTGCGCCTGGGCGAGGCGAACATGATGACCCTGATCGCCACAGGGATCCTGGTGTCCTGGGGCTTCTCGGTCTACGCGACCCTGGCCCTCGGCGGCGCGGAGGTCTTCTTCGAGGCGGCCGCCATGCTCACCACCCTCTCGCTGCTGGGCCACTGGCTGGAGATGCGCTCGCGCTTCGCCACCGGCCGCGCGGTCGAGGCGCTGCTGGGGCTCGCCCCCACCACCGCGCGGGTGGTACGCGGTGGGCAGGAGTCCGAGGTGCCCCTGGAGCAGGTCGTGGTCGGCGACGAACTCGCGGTGCGGCCCGGCGACCGGGTGCCGGTGGACGGCGAGGTCATTGCGGGTAGCTCCTATGTCGACGAGAGCATGATCACCGGTGAGCCGATCCCGGTCGCCAAGACCGCTGGGGTGAGGGTCACCGGCGGCACCGTCAATCAGAACGGGGCCTTCACCTTCAGGGCCACGGCGGTGGGCCGCGACACGGCCCTCTCGCGCATCGTGCAGCTGGTGCAGAACGCCCAGGCGAGCAAGGCGCCCGCCCAGCAGCTGGCGGACACGGCCGGCAAGTACCTGGTGTTCGTGGCCCTGGGCTCGGGGCTGGTCGCCTTCCTGGCCTGGGTGCTGCTCGGCCAGAGCACGGTCTTTGCCCTGACGGCGGCGGTGTCGGCCATCGTGATTGCCTGCCCGGATGCACTGGCGCTCGCCACGCCCACCGCCATCACCGTCGGCGTCGGCAAAGGTGCCCGGGAAGGCGTGCTGTTCAAGAACGCCACGGCACTGGAGGCCACCGCCGGCGTGACTACGGTGGTGTTTGACAAGACCGGCACGCTGACGGAAGGAACACCGGCGGTGACCGATCTCGTTCCCGCGCCGGGGGCGACTGAAGAGGAACTGCTGTGTCTGGCGGCCAGCGCAGATCTGCCGTCCCAGCATCCGCTGGCAGAGGCCATCGTGGCGGGCGCGCAGGCGCGGGGCCTGGACGTGGTGAAACCGGACGGCTTCGATTCTGTCCCTGGGTACGGCGTCGTGGCCACCGTCACGGGCCGGCGCGTGCTGCTGGGTAACCTCAAGCTGATGAACCGGGAGAGCATTGACGTGGCCGCCCTGACGGCCAGCGCCGAGCGCCTGGCCGGTGACGGTAAGACCGCCATGTATGCCGCCGCCGACGGCCAGGCGCTCGGCGTGATCGCGGTGGCCGACCGGGTGCGGGACACCGCCCGGGTGGGGATCCGGGCGCTGCACGACGCCGGGGTGCAGACGGTCATGCTCACGGGCGACAACCGGCACACTGCCGAGGCGGTGGCCCGTGAGCTCGGACTGGACACCGTGATCGCCGAGGTGCTGCCGGGAGATAAGGCCGAGCAGGTCAGGGCGCTCCAGGCACAGGGCCGCGTGGTGGCGATGGTGGGCGACGGCGTGAATGACGCGCCGGCGATGGCCCAGGCCGACGTGGGCATCGCCATCGGGGCGGGCACCGATGTGGCCGTCGAGACGGCCGACGTGATCCTGGTGAAGAACAACCCGGCGGACGTGGCCGGCGCCATCGCCCTCGCGCGGCAGGTGCGCCGCAAGATCAAACAGAACCTGTTCTGGGCCGCCATCTACAACGTCCTGGCGATTCCCTTCGCGGCGGGCGTGCTGTATCCGACCTACGGCATCCTGCTGCGCCCGGAGTGGGCCGCGCTGCTGATGAGCGCGAGCACGGTCATCGTCACGGTCAACGCGCTGCTTCTCAACCGGGTGCGCTTCGAGCGCCCGGCCGCGCCGCCGCGTTCCCTGCCCGCCTGA
- a CDS encoding sulfite exporter TauE/SafE family protein, with the protein MTLVRGRLLAFLMVLLVAALLILIRPDLRAAAGWLYQRAAELGARLSEPVDALRLRTGSSLLTPFLLGLMGATAPCQLSSGAAALVYVVRDGRDGQPHRRAAAYLLARVLVYLVGGGLILALVGGAVPAPAEFFVGVRRVLGPLTLLSGLIMLGVVRWRWLLGAGLAERLRAVWARRGGLWGAFALGLAFSFSFCPTLFLLFFGLTLPLALSAPWGALYPALFALGMSAPLLILVGLIPAQGAGNLTVRARARRLGRLVTPLAGAVFVLTGLFDTFVYWFM; encoded by the coding sequence ATGACGCTGGTGCGCGGGCGCCTCCTGGCATTCCTGATGGTGCTCCTGGTCGCGGCGCTGCTGATCCTGATCCGGCCCGATCTGAGGGCTGCCGCAGGCTGGCTCTACCAACGTGCCGCCGAACTGGGGGCCCGGCTCAGCGAACCGGTGGACGCCCTGCGGCTGCGCACCGGCTCCTCGCTGCTGACGCCTTTTCTACTGGGCCTGATGGGCGCGACGGCCCCATGTCAGCTCTCCAGCGGCGCGGCGGCGCTGGTCTACGTCGTGAGGGACGGCCGGGACGGGCAGCCGCACCGGCGGGCGGCGGCCTACCTGCTGGCGCGCGTGCTGGTCTACCTGGTGGGCGGCGGGCTCATCCTGGCCCTGGTCGGGGGGGCGGTGCCGGCCCCGGCGGAATTCTTCGTGGGGGTGCGGCGCGTGCTCGGCCCGCTGACGCTGCTCTCAGGCCTGATAATGCTCGGGGTGGTGCGCTGGAGATGGCTGCTCGGCGCGGGCCTGGCCGAGCGGCTGCGGGCGGTCTGGGCGCGGCGCGGCGGACTCTGGGGCGCCTTTGCCCTGGGGCTGGCCTTCAGCTTCAGCTTCTGCCCGACGCTCTTCCTGCTGTTCTTTGGCCTGACCCTGCCTCTTGCCCTGAGTGCGCCCTGGGGCGCGCTCTACCCGGCCCTCTTCGCCCTGGGCATGAGCGCGCCGCTGCTGATCTTGGTCGGGTTGATCCCCGCCCAGGGCGCTGGCAACCTAACCGTGCGTGCCCGCGCTCGCCGACTGGGGCGACTGGTTACGCCGCTCGCTGGCGCGGTGTTCGTCCTGACCGGCCTCTTTGACACCTTCGTGTACTGGTTCATGTGA
- a CDS encoding TlpA family protein disulfide reductase, protein MQLTPDALKLLGLTLDWNRLALLLGTFTLLTLVGRRRDALLDRAVMWGLVAGLLGGRLAATLPSWGALQEQSWGLARSVLDLRTGTLSLGWALVAGLLTMLLIVRRRVPDLLPGLLGAALIGVAPLLLKPAPTLSAVPGSMPLERYAAPGEPATPVTFRDLPGPTLVNVWASWCPPCRLEMPLLVDAARRGYPVTLVDSAEPPAAVAAYLRSVGFPGAYFRDTGPASAALQVSGLPTTLLIAPDGRILERHFGPLSAAQLQSIFDRNGIRPLASKR, encoded by the coding sequence ATGCAACTGACCCCCGACGCCCTCAAACTCCTGGGCCTGACCCTGGACTGGAACCGCCTGGCCCTACTGCTGGGCACCTTCACGCTGCTGACACTGGTGGGCCGCCGGCGCGACGCCCTGCTGGATCGGGCGGTGATGTGGGGTCTGGTCGCCGGCCTGCTGGGCGGTCGCCTGGCGGCGACGCTCCCGTCCTGGGGCGCACTCCAGGAGCAAAGCTGGGGGCTGGCACGTTCCGTGCTCGACCTGCGCACCGGTACCCTGAGCCTGGGGTGGGCGCTGGTCGCCGGCCTGCTGACGATGCTGCTCATCGTCCGTCGCCGCGTGCCCGACCTCCTGCCAGGGCTGCTGGGCGCCGCCCTGATCGGCGTGGCGCCGCTGCTGCTCAAGCCGGCCCCCACGCTGAGCGCAGTGCCGGGCAGCATGCCCCTGGAGCGCTACGCCGCGCCGGGCGAGCCGGCCACGCCGGTGACCTTCCGTGACCTGCCCGGCCCGACCCTGGTGAACGTCTGGGCGTCTTGGTGCCCGCCGTGCCGTCTGGAGATGCCCCTGCTGGTGGACGCCGCTCGGCGCGGCTATCCGGTCACGCTGGTCGACTCGGCCGAGCCGCCGGCCGCCGTGGCGGCGTACCTGCGGAGCGTGGGCTTTCCCGGCGCGTACTTCCGGGACACCGGCCCGGCGTCAGCGGCCCTACAGGTCAGCGGCCTGCCCACCACGCTCCTGATCGCCCCGGACGGCCGCATCCTTGAGCGCCACTTCGGTCCGCTGAGCGCCGCCCAGCTCCAGTCGATCTTCGACCGCAACGGCATCCGGCCGCTGGCGAGCAAGAGGTGA
- a CDS encoding rhodanese-like domain-containing protein, with protein sequence MLQTRLILTLLALSGAALAQGAGPAIRVPGGSYSQITPQALQAQLRGKDFILINVHVPYEGELLDTDLFVPFDQVQGSARLPRAKTTKLVIYCRSGRMSALAARALVRQGYTNVRELRGGMDAWRAAGFGLKVAAARSAAPAGGRP encoded by the coding sequence ATGCTCCAGACCCGCCTGATCCTCACGCTGCTGGCCCTGTCCGGCGCCGCGCTGGCCCAAGGGGCCGGCCCGGCCATCCGGGTGCCCGGCGGATCGTATTCGCAGATCACGCCCCAGGCGCTCCAGGCCCAGCTCCGCGGCAAGGATTTCATCTTGATCAATGTCCACGTTCCATACGAGGGCGAGCTGCTCGACACCGACCTCTTCGTGCCCTTCGACCAGGTGCAGGGCAGCGCCCGCCTGCCCCGCGCGAAGACCACCAAGCTCGTGATCTATTGCCGCTCCGGCCGCATGAGTGCGCTGGCCGCGCGCGCCCTCGTCCGTCAGGGCTACACCAACGTGCGCGAGCTGCGCGGCGGCATGGACGCCTGGAGGGCGGCGGGCTTCGGGCTGAAGGTCGCCGCCGCCCGGTCGGCCGCCCCTGCTGGGGGCCGGCCATGA